One window of candidate division WOR-3 bacterium genomic DNA carries:
- the ruvA gene encoding Holliday junction branch migration protein RuvA: MLEYLKGKLVEKKPAFAVVDVNGVGYKIMTSVTSYENLPNEGEDVFLWTKICFSASQGRENIEIYGFSSESERELFSLLTKVKGIGPKMALSMLSASSPERLTEAISSEEVGFLETLKGVGKKTAMRLVLELKDKILRGGSKTFTLSAAEDAVNALVTLGYARTAAYKAVASVVKQEPQIDVEDLIRKSLAKI, from the coding sequence TTGCTGGAATACCTGAAAGGAAAACTCGTAGAAAAAAAACCGGCGTTCGCCGTCGTAGATGTAAACGGCGTCGGCTACAAAATCATGACTTCGGTTACATCCTATGAAAACCTTCCAAACGAAGGTGAAGATGTTTTTCTGTGGACGAAAATTTGTTTTTCGGCATCCCAGGGAAGGGAGAACATTGAGATTTACGGGTTTTCTTCCGAGAGTGAAAGGGAACTGTTTTCTCTATTGACCAAAGTCAAGGGCATCGGACCCAAGATGGCTCTTTCCATGCTCTCCGCTTCGAGTCCCGAAAGGCTTACCGAGGCTATATCCTCAGAAGAAGTCGGATTTCTGGAGACTTTAAAGGGAGTGGGGAAAAAGACCGCAATGAGGCTTGTTCTGGAACTCAAAGATAAAATTCTTAGAGGAGGCTCGAAAACCTTCACGCTCTCCGCCGCGGAAGATGCTGTCAACGCGCTCGTGACACTCGGATACGCGAGAACCGCGGCTTACAAAGCAGTCGCTTCAGTGGTCAAGCAGGAACCGCAAATAGATGTCGAAGACCTGATAAGAAAGAGTTTGGCGAAGATATGA
- the ruvC gene encoding crossover junction endodeoxyribonuclease RuvC: protein MTILGIDPGLSVTGFGVICSEGEILKLENCGMIRTSKNLSLGERLNQIRGKLSEILVNSKISEAACETVFLSKNFRSSMIMSHARGVVFEYLAENRVPVFEYSPREIKKSLTGNGDASKEQVCYMVKSILGEIDETVFDIFDALAVALTHINKRSIKNCWNT, encoded by the coding sequence GTGACCATTTTAGGTATAGATCCTGGGCTTTCCGTGACTGGATTCGGTGTTATCTGTTCAGAGGGCGAAATTCTAAAACTTGAAAACTGCGGTATGATCAGAACCTCGAAAAACCTTTCTCTTGGAGAGAGGTTGAATCAGATAAGAGGAAAACTTTCTGAGATACTTGTAAATTCAAAAATATCTGAAGCGGCTTGCGAGACGGTTTTTTTGTCGAAAAATTTCAGATCGTCCATGATTATGTCGCACGCGAGAGGAGTTGTGTTTGAATACCTGGCGGAAAACAGAGTGCCTGTTTTTGAATACAGCCCGAGAGAGATTAAAAAATCGCTGACCGGAAACGGAGACGCGAGCAAAGAACAGGTCTGTTACATGGTTAAAAGTATTTTGGGTGAAATCGACGAAACTGTTTTCGACATATTCGACGCTCTCGCGGTCGCTTTGACACATATAAACAAGAGGTCGATAAAAAATTGCTGGAATACCTGA
- a CDS encoding YebC/PmpR family DNA-binding transcriptional regulator: MSGHSKWSTIKRKKEKIDAKRGKIFTKLIKEITLAAREGGGDIDGNARLRNAVLAAKSANMPQDNIDRAIKKGTGEMPGVVYEEIMYEGYGPEGVAVMVEVATDNKNRTTSELKHIFTKYGGSIGSPNCVAWMFTRKGIIEINSAGIEEDKAMESALDAGAEDFQPSDNSFFIYTAFENFNSVREKLEKSFKVASAKIAWISENPVKIENRDKASKVFKFMDSLEDQDDVQNVHANFDIPDDILAAIEEQ, encoded by the coding sequence ATGTCAGGTCATTCAAAGTGGAGCACAATAAAGAGAAAAAAAGAGAAAATTGACGCCAAGAGAGGCAAAATTTTCACCAAACTCATAAAAGAAATAACCCTCGCCGCGAGAGAAGGAGGGGGTGACATAGACGGAAACGCGAGGCTGAGAAACGCGGTTCTCGCTGCAAAGAGCGCGAATATGCCTCAAGACAACATAGACAGAGCCATAAAAAAAGGGACGGGAGAAATGCCCGGCGTCGTCTATGAAGAGATCATGTATGAAGGCTATGGTCCTGAAGGCGTCGCTGTAATGGTCGAAGTCGCTACCGACAACAAGAACAGGACGACATCGGAACTAAAGCATATTTTCACGAAGTACGGAGGCAGCATAGGTTCCCCGAACTGCGTCGCCTGGATGTTCACAAGGAAAGGAATAATTGAAATCAATTCCGCGGGAATAGAAGAAGATAAAGCCATGGAAAGCGCCCTCGACGCCGGAGCCGAGGATTTTCAGCCTTCGGATAATTCTTTTTTTATATACACCGCGTTTGAAAATTTCAACTCGGTTCGAGAGAAACTTGAAAAATCGTTTAAAGTTGCTTCGGCAAAAATTGCATGGATTTCGGAAAATCCGGTAAAAATTGAGAACAGGGATAAAGCCTCAAAAGTTTTTAAATTCATGGACAGTCTTGAAGATCAGGACGACGTCCAGAACGTTCACGCGAATTTCGACATTCCCGATGATATATTGGCCGCGATAGAAGAACAGTGA
- the ruvB gene encoding Holliday junction branch migration DNA helicase RuvB — MNENTDPLKKETDKKTENLIRPQSFRDFPGQEDTKRNLQVAIDAAKARGEALEHTLFVGPPGLGKTTLANIVSKEMKVKFFSTSGPVLDKAGDLAGILTNLSFKDILFIDEIHRMNRIVEEYLYSAMEDFALDIVIDSGPAARTIKINLKPFTLIGATTRTGLLTPPLRARFGMTYRLDYYDIPELTAIVQRSSSILGIEIERRAAEEVARRSRGTPRISNRLLRRVRDWTQVSEETVITLERACQALDNHGIDSFGFEKMDRDIIEIIVKKFEGGPVGLSTLALALAESEDTIEEVYEPYLIKKGMIKRTPKGRVATSTAYSYIGVRDERREKGIFDEG, encoded by the coding sequence ATGAACGAGAACACAGACCCTTTGAAAAAAGAGACCGACAAGAAGACCGAAAACCTCATAAGGCCACAGTCTTTCAGGGATTTTCCCGGGCAGGAAGACACTAAAAGAAATCTTCAAGTGGCGATAGACGCCGCTAAAGCAAGAGGTGAAGCTCTTGAACACACGCTTTTTGTGGGGCCTCCGGGTCTTGGTAAGACTACTCTGGCAAATATAGTCTCAAAAGAGATGAAGGTGAAGTTTTTTTCGACATCCGGACCCGTCCTCGACAAAGCCGGAGACCTCGCCGGAATACTGACAAATCTCTCTTTCAAAGACATTCTCTTCATAGACGAAATACACCGGATGAACAGGATTGTCGAAGAATATCTATATTCGGCGATGGAAGATTTCGCTCTTGATATAGTAATAGATTCAGGACCTGCCGCCAGGACAATAAAGATCAATCTGAAACCCTTCACTTTGATTGGCGCTACAACGAGGACCGGACTTTTAACTCCTCCCCTCAGGGCGAGATTCGGCATGACCTACAGGCTTGACTATTACGACATTCCGGAGTTGACGGCGATAGTCCAGAGATCTTCTTCAATACTCGGCATCGAGATAGAGAGAAGAGCCGCCGAGGAAGTCGCTCGAAGGTCAAGGGGGACACCCCGTATTTCAAACAGACTTCTCAGAAGGGTGAGAGACTGGACTCAGGTCAGCGAAGAGACGGTTATAACGCTTGAGAGGGCGTGCCAGGCTCTTGACAACCACGGGATTGATTCTTTCGGGTTTGAAAAAATGGACAGGGACATAATTGAGATCATAGTAAAAAAATTTGAAGGCGGACCTGTGGGGTTATCAACTCTCGCGCTCGCTCTCGCTGAGAGCGAAGACACGATTGAAGAAGTCTACGAGCCTTATCTGATAAAAAAAGGAATGATAAAGAGAACCCCCAAAGGCAGGGTTGCCACATCCACCGCTTATTCCTACATCGGTGTAAGAGATGAAAGAAGGGAAAAGGGAATTTTCGATGAAGGATGA